From the Juglans microcarpa x Juglans regia isolate MS1-56 chromosome 7D, Jm3101_v1.0, whole genome shotgun sequence genome, the window agggtgcaaacaatctctagggacCATGGATTGGGGGATTTTCTTATTGAATTACCTGAGATGCACTTGCTGGAAACTTATTGCCGAGAACCtatgcacccccgggattagtcgagatattgttcttggacacccggtgccaataaaaaaaaatttatggtcGAATGAGATCTTTGCTACAGAAAATGACCCAATGTAcctgttaattttcttttgatatgaCATGCCTTATACcgatttatggaaatttttgCGATGATTTTATCCATTTTCCAAGTAGATTATCATATATGACCCTATCATGGCACTACAGGGGATGTGTTTTAGCCTTCCTACTCCTGATGATCCTTTCAACGACAAGCTTGGGAAAAAGGATTTTGAGGGAAAGGAATCCAAGAAGCAAGTACCTCGTCAAGAAGACGGGAGGTGTTTTGTTCATGGGAAGGGTGTTGCACCGAGGAAAGGAACCCAAACACCAAATACGGATTTCAAGGATAAGGTAAAATGTTCAAAGATATCTATTAATGATCTTGTTGACCTAGAAGAAAAGGTTCAAGTGATTCAGAACGTAGGTGACCATGGTCAAAGTGCATTGGTCCGTGAAAACTCAAATGGTCCATCAAAGTTTCTTATTATGTGCCTGAATTCAATCGAAAATGCATTGCGACATGATGGTACCTTCATTAGTAAAGAGGACCAGCCGTTGTTTGTTAATTCATGGGGAATCGAGTTCTGGAAATGTTATTCAGCTGGGAAGGATATTTTGGAGACAAGTGGAGCTAGTTCTACAGTAGAGCAAATTGCTTGGATGATTTCCATTGCTGCTGATACCATTGcaagaaaggagaaagaaggTCTATCATTTGCGAGCCCCTTTCTTTTATTCCTTGTACCATCCCAGGAGAAAGCAGCTAAggttttgtaaatatattatttttcctactACTTTCAATCTTAATTGTTTTTCTCCTCTTGATGTcctaaagatatatatatatttttatttgtggttTCTTCACTTTATCTCAGTACCTTAATTTGCGGGTAATTGGGAATTCATGGTTTTGTGAAAAGTTGTTATGATGATTTGAGTGCCTtaccttttctctttcttcctttgttAAAATCTTTCATCTgcagattctttttttttataggtaaaataaattttttttgatagaaaagTAAGCGTAGCCCAATTACACAAGTATACAAAGAAGTTCAAATATGAAACTAGAAAGGGATTTGGCTAGGTGTTATTCACTGCATCTGTGAAATGCTACTAAAGCAAAGTGACTCAATTTCCTTGCACAAAACTATGCGTCTTATATATAAGTGGCatttgcagatttttttttttttttttttataagtaaaatttgcagaaaaattttaatgagctcaaaattctttgaaaagaacaaTGGCCTTATATCATGAACATGGATTAACAAATACCCTTCAAATGAGTTCTCATATATTTCTAGAAATGAGGAAAACAGTTCTCATGTATGTAGTCAGAGAAGCcagtatttaattttatcaagttCTGTTATCCCCCTGTATGTAGTTGGAAAACAGTTCTCATAAATATCTTTCCAGTATgtaatttattgataattttcTATCCTGATTTATTATGTGCAGGTTCGCTCAGTCTGCAAGCCTTTGAAGGCTCTTGGAATACACTCTGTGAGTATACATCCTGGCGCATCCTTGGATCACCAGATTCAAGGGTAAGTGTAGCATctacaattttgtttttataacatACATTGGTGATGTAGCCAATGTATTTGATTAAAAGGTAGTCATTGCTTGCACACAGACAAGCTTACCTGCTTACCATGTCATTCaataatttattgaatattttttaccTTCCTTCTGTGGCAAATGACCTGTATAATAATCAAGCCTAAACTGTTTCTGTATGTGTGCATATGTACGTGCTGGCATGCACATGTGCTTTTCTGCATGGATGTAATTGCTTATTTACATATGCTTTCATCAAATTGGGCTCCATCTTTACATTTGCTATTTGCTCAAATAGTATCTCATTTAATGAACTCGGGTGTTAGTCTTTGTCTTGCTTCTCATTCaaagtttgttttgttttttacagTTTAAAGAGCTGTGAGCCTGAGTTCCTTGTATCTACACCTGAGAGGCTGCTGGAACTTGTTATGTTTAAGGCCATTGATATATCTGGTGTTTCCTTGCTGGTATTTTCTTCTATGTGAACACTATTTTAGTTCTCCATCATTTCTTACCTGTTTCATATATTCCTCTGCTGTTGGCTCTTGTCCTTGGGACACAGCCCCTAGATGGTGCTGAGTGGCATAAAAGTAATCCATGTTGCTAACTTCAGTTTCTTGGGGTTTAGGCATAGTCGAGTTGAGAAGGCTCTTTTCCTATCACATGCAATTTCCTATCACatgcaattttttaaaaagataaaatggaaACTAGatatataaagatgttttgtgCTGATGATAAAATTATGGGCTATAAGTTTCCTTGGTTGTTATGGATAATTCTTTAGTTGCCATCCTGTAGGtctttttaaagatattattttttttttcatttgtcgACAGTTTACGTGTGGAATTTGTGTTTTGGAAACATTAATCATGTCCTGACTAACTAGGCAAGCAGATACTTCTGCTAGCAAGTTGTATCACCATCGGATACCAGTACTGTTCGGATACTCTGTGATATCcgaaatttattttcaatattggatccacttctttttttatacttaTCTACTATCTgaaactatatttttcattttttattggcaatcaagaagttttgttcataattttttaatagaaattttcatatttttatataaatagtgTTCTTGCCTCTCACCTAAGTGGGGGTTTCTCTAGTATACTTCCTGCATACATGGGTTTCGCTCCTCTGTGCTTTAATAAGattgatttatttatcaaaaaaatgttaAGATTTGAACTTTGTTTAGTATTGATGAGTAGGGATATGATTACGAATAGACAATGGTTTATGACAGGTGTTTTGAGTCTCTGACTCTTGTAGTGAAAGATTCCTTTGTTTGGTGCTTGTGTGACTGAAGGTTATACAATTGAAGATACAATGATGTGGTTTCTAATGTAAGGGAATTTGTTTGTCTTCCCCATATGATCCTTGCAGCTAGCCAGTTACATACCTTATTTTCTCGcaattctttgaaaacataCCCTAATCCTTGTTTCTGCTTCATACATCGTCAGTGGCCACACTATTCCACTTTACTATATGGGTGTTTTGTCTTTGAGTGATTGCTGTATGAAAATATAGTTGGTACTATGTCATTGATATAACGAAAGCCCTTGATTGTCATGGGTTTGCTACTTCAAGCTTCAttcatttctaatttaatattttgatgcTTGTATAGGTTGCTGATGGACTTGAATCTCTTTCAAATGGTGGTAATCCTGATATGATGAAATCCATTAGGCAATCAATTTCAGGAACTCCCCTTACTGTGGTTTTCAATGATTGCTTTAATCATGCCTCTGTTCCATTGGTTCAAAATCTTCTGTCTGGATCAATCCATAGAATATCTCTTAACGATACGATTACCAGTCTAAGTTCATGCATTATCCAGTCAGTGAACGTGTGTGCCTCAGAAGATGAAAAACTATCAAAGGTATGTATGCCAATCAGTATGTTGAGAAACAAAATTGAACTCGAGTTTTTTTCTTACTTGCACAGCACAAACAACTGTATGAAAGCTCTCCCTTTGTTGAGGCACTTCCCTATTGTTTTGCTTATTTGGTATTATAGTAACAAATTTgtctttattcttttaatatctGTTTTACTGGAAGTTTCTATTAGATTTCTCTAATGTATAGGGAATTGCTATTTCGTACTTCAAGGATCTTTTACCTGTCAGGGTACAGCCTAGTGGTCAAAAGGATGAACATGGGATGAGCTGTAAACTCAGACATCCTGGGTTTGATTCCGCACTATGAGTTTCCCTGATTACCTGATACGTAGTTTTGACGGGTGGGTCCAAAGGGCGTTGGTGAGTTTCTATGtcatcaaccaaaaaaaaaaaatttccactGGATCAGAAAGAGAAACCATGTCACCAAACTTGCAATTTGTGATTGATTAAATTCCTTTTGGATATTTACCAGATGTCAGTATAGAATACTCAGTTTCTTTGTATTGAAGTGACTGAAACAAGTAGCAGACATGTCTCTTATGAGAAGATGTGTTGCCTATCATTCTATTCAATACTGAGATACCATGCTGACTcatttttttctgtttcactGATTAGAATGTCTCTGGATGTCGATATGCCTGTACTCTTTGTTTTACACACCCTTAACTAGCTTTTCAAGTAATTAGCATTTGGTAAACATGTGAAGAAAGCATTGTGCTGATTTTAGTAGAGTTGTATaattattgaattatttgaaGCAAAAAACCACTTGGAAGATATTCTCTCTGACAAAGTTTGAGAGAAACCATTTAGAAAACATCATGAATTTATCTCTTGGGGAGCTAGcttttctatataattttgGTAACACTGTCACAAGGGTAGAGTTTGTCCATGAATCTCTGTCCATATTTTATCAACGAAATTATCATAGTCTGCAATACGTATAACCAATTTGTATAGCATTTTCTTACAATCAGTGATTTTTGCAGGGTATCCAAATTCTTGATCAAGCTTATGGAGATAAATTGTTGTCTCAGCCCTTGAAGGTGCTATACATATTGGTTAAAGATAGCAAGTTTGGTGAAATGGTCACTACCCTAAAAAACAAGGGTTATTTTATATCAACGGGCTCATCATGCACCATATCAAACTTTAAAAACAGGTGAACAAGAATATCATATTCTGATGATTCTGTTGCTAATATAAATCAGAAGTTATTTTTTCTCCATCTAATGGGTTTGAAGCCACAATTCTTGTGTTGAACCCGATCGATCATCGTCAAAATGTTTTGTTTGGTTGCATGCTGTAAACCTTATGGCTTCTAGGTAAAAGGCTGACGTTTTTCTTGGCAATTGTGGTGGCAAAAAGTACTTACTccccaaaaaagaagaaaaaatggtcAACAATTGGAAGTGTCTGATCTCGGAATATGCTGTTAAGTTGAACATTGCATTGTGATATGACTGGATGCTGGGCTAAAGGGTAGAATGTCTGTGCTTTCAGGTTTTTTAAAGGTGAAGATAAGGGTTTGGGATTTACTGAGGCAAGAAAagaattaagttttgaaaggtTTTCTGTTTCAAGACTTGAGGAGGGTTACTGGTAGCGAGAGGATTAAGGGTGTGGAAGTGAGTTTTGTAAAGGGTAAAGAGATGAATGAGTCGCATGGGGAAATAAGTTTTAGCTTTATGTCCCTGATGAGAACCCGCATGCAATTGGAACAGTAAAATGCAATAGGTGAACTGCCCACTTTGGGTGGGAGTAAATAGAAACCTCAATACAAAGGATGTGTACATTTAACTGATCTTATTTTTCTACTCTTGTTTTTGAcagcaaaatgaaaaatgaagttTCCATGATCAATATGGAGCAGATAAAAACCACCGATCTAGAGGAGTATGGTCTTGTAATAATACCCAATTTCGTACTTCCAATTGACAGTTATGTGCATGTTCTCACTAGGATGGCTCGCCACACCGTCAATGGTGCGTTGCATAGCTTTCTAACCAAAGAAAATGCAGCCATTGCTGAACCATTGACTGATATCCTTGAACAATGCGGACAGGCAGTGCCTGAAGCTTTAAGAGACTTGTGTCTGACATAATCCAC encodes:
- the LOC121238603 gene encoding pre-mRNA-processing ATP-dependent RNA helicase prp5; this encodes MAKGEDAVRRKKSKVNRKRLQKQDSSASVSARVAAIIASKKRRKSGKRRMCEGMCFSLPTPDDPFNDKLGKKDFEGKESKKQVPRQEDGRCFVHGKGVAPRKGTQTPNTDFKDKVKCSKISINDLVDLEEKVQVIQNVGDHGQSALVRENSNGPSKFLIMCLNSIENALRHDGTFISKEDQPLFVNSWGIEFWKCYSAGKDILETSGASSTVEQIAWMISIAADTIARKEKEGLSFASPFLLFLVPSQEKAAKVRSVCKPLKALGIHSVSIHPGASLDHQIQGLKSCEPEFLVSTPERLLELVMFKAIDISGVSLLVADGLESLSNGGNPDMMKSIRQSISGTPLTVVFNDCFNHASVPLVQNLLSGSIHRISLNDTITSLSSCIIQSVNVCASEDEKLSKGIQILDQAYGDKLLSQPLKVLYILVKDSKFGEMVTTLKNKGYFISTGSSCTISNFKNSKMKNEVSMINMEQIKTTDLEEYGLVIIPNFVLPIDSYVHVLTRMARHTVNGALHSFLTKENAAIAEPLTDILEQCGQAVPEALRDLCLT